The window TAAACTATATAGGCGGACCAACGGGCTTATTTTCGAATCTGGGAGCGTTACAGGGCGTCACTGGTTCAGGGGCGTTTCTTGCCGTAAGCGGGGAGGGACGGCACTACAGGCCGTTAAGGTGTGGTAATATAAGATGGGGTGTCGTATGTAGGAGCGTAATGAGCGATTACGCGAAAGACGTGCTCGTTTCGGCCGACGAGGTCGAAGCGCAGCTCGACGAATTCGAGAGCGACGATTCGGACAAGCGACTGGTAGAGGTTGACGTGGACACCGAGGCCTACGACGAGGCCCACGCCCCCGGTGCCATCGGCTTCAACTGGGAGACGGACCTGCAGGACCAGACCACCCGCGACATCCTCTCGAAGGAGGACTTCGAGAACCTGCTGGGTGCCCACGGCATCACCGAGGACAGCACGGTCGTCCTCTACGGTGACAACTCCAACTGGTTCGCGGCCTACACCTACTGGCAGTTCAAGTACTACGGCCACGACGACGTGAAACTCCTCGACGGCGGCCGCGAATACTGGATCGAGAACGACTACCCGACCACGGACGAGGTTCCGGAGTTCTCGGCTGTCGACTACGAGGCCTCCGGCCCGCGCGAGTCCATCCGTGCCTACCGAGAGGACGTCGAGAACGCCATCGACCGCGACCTGCCGCTGGTCGACGTCCGCTCGCCCGAGGAGTTCACGGGCGAAATCCTCGCCCCCTCGGGCCTGCAGGAGACCGCCCAGCGTGGCGGCCACGTCCCCGGCGCCCAGAACATCTCGTGGGCGGCCGTGACGAACGACGACGGCACCTTCAAGGACCGCGACGAACTCGAGACCCTCTACGCCGAGTACGGCATCGACGGCGACGAGACGACCGTCGCCTACTGCCGTATCGGCGAGCGCTCGTCGGTCGCCTGGTTCGCTCTGCACGAGCTGCTGGGCTACGAGGACGCCATCAACTACGACGGGTCCTGGACCGAGTGGGGCAACCTCGTCGGCGCCCCCATCGAGAAGGGCGAGGCTGAGTAACGGGAGATTCGAGCGGAGCGAGAATCTCCGTATGGGCGAGCGGGGAGCGAAGCGACCCGCGAGCCGCGAAGCGCACGAGGCCTCGTAGCGAAGCGGTGAGCCCGTAGGGCGAACCGCAGAGCAGGCGAGGCTGAGTAAGCCCACCCCTTGGCCGACCGTCGTATCGTCACCTAACTGCACCATTTTTCGCGCCGGACCACACCCTTCAAGCGGTGCGTCTCCCAAGTGGGTCGCATGAACCCCGACGAATTCATCGACGCGGTCGCCTCGGAGAACGAAACCGCCCTCTCGCGACTCGGTTCCTCGAAATCCCTCTATGCCGACACGGAAGGCGAGATGGAATCCGAGGAGGTCCTGACCGCCGCGGCGACGGCCGAACACCACGCCGCGGAGACCTACGAAGCGTGGGCCGACGACGAAGAGGGCGACGTCGCAGAGGCCTTCGCGGAGACGGCCGCCGAGGAACGTGACCACTACGACACTGTCGTTGGCGAACTCGACGACCACGAACCCGGTGAGGTTCCGGCGATTCAGGAGTACCTTCGGGACCTCGACGGTACCGTCGAACGCATCGGCGGGTTCGTCGGCCGGACGCTGGCCGCCGAGAAATCCAAGGGGCAGTTGACCGGCTTCTTCACCGGGCAGGCCGACCCCCAGACGGCGAGTCTCTTCCGCGGCATGGGCGGCGACCTGGAGGACCAACTGGAACGGGCGACCGACCTGCTGGAAGCCGAATGCGGCGACGACGAGGAGTGCTGGGAGCGCGCACAGGAGGCCGCCACGGGCGCGATTCAGGCCGCCTACGACGAGTACACCGAGCGCCTCGAAAGCATGGGCGTCAACCCGAAGCCAGTCTGCTGAGGGGGTCGGACGCGCTGATTTTCGGGCGCCGGTAACGCCGGTGTTAGCGGGAACTCAAGTGTCGCGCGGGCGAACGAAGCCGTATGGAAGGACCACATCAGGACCAGCCGCTCGTCACGGCTGGCGCACCGCTGGATGCCGCCGACGCTGCCGTCGTCCTCGTTCACGGACGGGGCGCCACGGCCCAGAGTATCGTTCAGATGGCCGACGAGTTCTACCACCACGGCGTCGCGTTTCTCGCGCCGCAGGCCGCCCGCAACACCTGGTATCCGAACTCGTTCCTGGCACCCGTCGAGGCCAACGAACCGGGCCGCTCTTCGGGCTTGCAGGCCATCGAGGACGCTATCGAGTCGGCCAACGAGGCCGACATTCCCACCGAGCGCGTGATGTTGCTCGGCTTCTCGCAGGGCGCCTGTCTCGCCAGCGAGTACGTCGCCCAGAACCCGCGTCGGTACGGCGGCCTCGCGGTCCTCAGCGGTGGCGTCATCGGCCCCGAAGGCAAAGAGATGGATTACGAGGGCGACCTCGAAGGCACGCCCGTCTTCCTCGGGTGTAGCGACACGGACCCGCACATCCCCGAGGAGCGCGTCCACGAGACGGCCGAGGTGTTCGAGGCGATGGGCGCCGATGTGACAACGCGCATCTACGAAGGGATGGGCCACGGCGTCAACGAGGACGAAATCGACCACGTCTCCGAGATGGTCGAGAACCTGGTCGAGGAGTAGGTATGCGCCCGCCAACGGCCGGACTCCACCACGTTTCGACGCTCGCGGGTGACCCACAGGCCAACGTCGACTTTTATATCAGCGTTCTTGGCTTGCGATTCGTCAAACGAACGGTGAATTTCGACGATAAGTTCAGTTACCACCTCTACTACGGTGACCGCGAAGCGACCCCCGGCACGCTGCTGACCTGCTTTCCGTACCCACACGGCGAGTCGGGACGCATCGGTCGGCCACAGCCCCGGTCGGTCGCATTCGCTGTACCCGAGGACTCGACCGGATTCTGGCACGAACGCCTCGAATCCCGAGGCATCGACATCGAGGAGGAAACCCGCTTCGGCGATTCGGTGATTCGGTTCCGGGACCACGATGGCCTCCGCGTCGAGTTGGTCGAAACCGAATCGCCTCGTCCGCCAGCGACCGATGCCATCCCCGAAGAGTACGCGATTCGGAACCTCCACAGCGTGACCCTGCTGTCGACCAGCGTCTATCACACCGCCGCGACGCTGGAGGTACTGGGCTACGAGTTGGACGACCAGGAGGGCGACCGGGTCCGGTATCGGTCGCCCGGCGAATACGGAACCGTCATCGACCTGCTGGACACCGAGGCACCTTACGGCCGGGAGGGCGAGGGGACGATTCATCACGTCGCGTTCAAGGCCGGCGACCTCTCGCTCCCGGAGTGGCGCGACCGAATGCTGGAGGCGGGTCTGGAGCCGACCTTTATCAAGGACCGACACTACTTCGAATCGATTTACTTCCGGGAACCGGGCGGCCTGCTGTTCGAGATAGCGACCGAGAAACCGGGATTTACCGTCGACGAATCCGTCGAGGGGTTGGGTTCCTCGCTGCAGTTGCCGCCGTGGTTCGAGGAGGACCGCGAGATGATAGAACGGCAACTACCCGAACTGACCGGCCCCGAAGTGTAGAGCCCGCCGCGAGCCAAGCCGTTTTCCCCTCCGGGCGCCTTTTGACGTGTATGCCTACGGACATTCCCGGTATCCACCACGTCACGGCCATCGCTGGCGACCCCGAGCGGAACTTCGAGTTCTACACGGACACGCTCGGCCTGCGGCTCGTCAAGAAGAGCGTCAATCAGGACGACGTTCACGTCTACCACCTCTTCTATGCCGACCACGGTGGCTCGCCGGGCACGAGCATGACCTTCTTCCCCTACACGAACGCCCGACAGGGCCGCATCGGGACCGGGCAGGTCAGCACGACCCAGTTCCTCATTCCCGAGGACTCGGTCGACTACTGGACCGACCGCCTCGAATCGAAAGACGTCGGCTTCGTCACCAGCGAACGCTTCGGCGATACGGTCATCGGCTTCGAGGACCCCGACGGCCTGCCGCTGGAACTGGTCGCCCGCGAGGACGCGCCCGCTGGCGACCCGCCGGAGGGGCCGGTCCCCGAGGAACACGCAATCAGGGGCTTCTTCGGCGCGACGCTGTCGCTATCGACCGCGGAGTCGACGGCGAACCTGCTGGAGACCATGGGCTTTTCCCCGACCGAAGAGGAACAGCACCGTCAGCGCTTCGAGGCCGACGGCGAGTTGGGCTACGTCATCGACCTGCTTGAGGACCCACAGGCCCCGCAGGGCCAACCCGGCGGCGGAACGGTCCACCACGTCGCCTTCCAGGTGACCGAGGACGAACAGGAACAGTGGCGCGACATCCTCCAGCAGGCCGGCCTCCGTCCGACCGAAGTCATCGACCGCAAGTGGTTCAAATCGGTCTATGCCCGCACGCAGGGTGGCGTCCTCTTCGAGTTCGCGACGAAGGAACCCGGCTACACCGTTGACGAACCGCTCGACTCGCTCGGCGAGGAACTCGTCCTTCCCGAGTGGCTGGAGGACCGCCGCGACGAAATCGAGGATGCGCTGCCGGAACTGTCGCTGTAACGCACATCAGCACAACAGCAGGTAGAACCAGTACGGGAGGTGTATCACGCCGTCCTCGACGCTGATGGGGCGGTCGCTTCGGACGGTATCACCCCTGAGAACGAGGCCGAACGGCGTGTCGTAGGTGTCGCAGAACTCCCGGACTGCCGCCGCCGTTTCTTCGTCCGAGGCCCGATACATCAACCCGACCGGGACGGGCGTTCCGTCGGCTTCGAACACGAAGTCGACGTCGCCGTTTCTTCCGCGCCAGAACCGAACGTCGGGTTCGCTGTCGACCCCCTGTGCGGCGTCGACGCCATATGAGAACCGCATCGTGTGGTCGAACCCGGCCACGCGAGCGAGGGCGGCCTCGCGGTCGAAGTCATCGAGGACGCTGTCGGGTTCGCCGTCGGTCAGCGCGGTGACGAGTCCCGTATCGCGAAGGTAAAGGCGGACGGACCGGGGGCGGCTGTTGTCGTATTCGGTCACGCCCGAGAGCAGGTACAGTTCTTCGAGCGCCGGGAGATAACTCCCGGTCAGGGTCCGGCGGTCGACGTCGAAGAGGTCGACGAGGCGTTGATATCGGACCGGCTCGGCTCCCCGGTTTCGGGCCGCGAGCGCACAGAGCCGTTCGAGGTCGGCGATGGTCTGGACGGATTCGAAGCCGGGGACGTCCTGATAAAGCGCGTCTCGGACGTCGTCACGGAGGCGGGTGTAGGCCTTCGCATCGAGTTCTCTGGCCGACTCGACTGGGCCGTCGAGCGCGTAGCCGATGACGCCGCCCATCGCGAGGTAGTGGACGATTTGCGATTGGATACGCCGTTCGACGTCAGCGACGCGTTCGTACTGCGTCCGAAGGGTCGTCGCTAGCCGGTCGGGGTCGCCAGCCGCAAGCGCATCGGGGAGGCTGCCCTCGCCCGACCGAATCGGCGTCGGACTGACCCGTGTGCCGTCGCCTTCGAGGGGTGGATACAGCGTGTAGAGGTAGTCACGGAATTTCTCGGGGAGGATGGGTTGGGTATCGTAGGCATCGGCCGGGCAATCGACGCGGTCGAGTTCGCGGTCGATCTGGACGCCGGCGTTGGCCGTCACGACCACGTGGCACTCGTGGGCGTCGGTGAGCATATCCATAACTGGCGCGCCCCAGCCTTCGATAGCGGGCTTGCTCGGATGTTCGACGAGATGAACGTCATCGAGGAAGACGAAGTGCGGTGTCGGGTCCGAAACACGGCCGAGAACCCGACTCCGGTAGTAGCGAATCGCCTGCCGAAGCCCCTCGTCGGACTGGAGTTGGTAGAGCGGGTCGGCACCGAACGGAACGTAGCAGAACCGTTCAGGGGCCGCCCCCTGCTCGATGCGGTGGGCGATGAACTGTTTCAATAGCGTGGTCTTGCCGACGCCTCGACGCCCGACGAGGCCGAGGAGTTGCTGGTCCTCGAACTGGCTTGCTCCTCTGTCGGGGGCGACGAGGTGGTAGAAATCGCTTTTCGGCCGGTCCGGGAGGTCGATTGCACCCCGACCGGATTCCCACCACGGGTTGTGCTTTCCGAGTTCTCGGAGAAGCACGTCGTCAGCGACATCAAACGGCATGTGACATCCTTGTCCCTGTCACGAAAGCCATCGTATTGGATGTTTTGGACATTGATTCTTCGCCGCGATGTGTGTTCGGTGTCGGGGCTTCGACTATTAGCGCCGCCTTGACGTTATCACGTCTTGGGGCAGAAAGAGACACCACGATGTTCCTAATAACTATTCGAGTGGCATTATAATTCATATTGGCGAAGGATTTATCAGTACAAGATGCGTATTAATGAGTGCAGGATGGCCAAAAGACCCATCCTGGTGTCGGTTACGGTCGTTTCGGGGTAGGGGAACCGCAGACGGGCGCCCGAACGGTGTCGGGGTAAACACCGCACGCTGGCCACAATGACTGATTACACGGGCTCCGGGGGGAGCCGCTGGCAGAACCGCACAACGAACACCGCCCGGTCCAGCATCGTTTCGGTGGGGGGTACCGATTGATGCTGGTCTTCGCATTCGACCGCGACTGGACGGTGGACGTGAACCCGCATCCGAACAAAGCGGCCGTTCCGCTGGGGTGGGTACGGGAACTCGCACACGAGACCGAGCATGCGGTCTACGCCATCGGTAATCAGGACCTCGCCAGCGAGGCCGCCATTCCCGGCGTCGTCGACATCGTGGGGATGCACCCGGACGACTGGGACCGATGGCTCGGCGATAAGCAGGCCGACGGCTACTACGAGCGGTTCCCGGACCGCCGGGAACGGCTCGAACTCATCGCCGACCTGCACCCGGAGGCCGACGACTACGTCGTCGTCGATGACCTCGATTTGAGCGATGTCGATGGATGGGACCACTACCACGCGTGGGATTTCGTCCCCGCCATCGAACGCGGCGAGGTCGACCCCTCGTTGCCGTGGGTCCGCGAGCCGCTGGCAGACGGGGGCTATCCGTCCTCGGCCGGCATCGTCCCGGTCGATGCGTCGGACCTCGACGACTGGCTCGAAGACCGGCGAGATGCGCCCGGCTTCGAGGTCCGGTACGCCGACGACGGGACCGAGCGGACCGAACTGTTCCGTGACGTCTCGATTATCCGGGGAACGATGCGTCCGGCAGCGGCCTCGGCCGTTCGGTGTCAACCGGCCTCGGCCGACAGGGACGCGGTTAGCATCGCCGTCGACGACATAGAGCAGGTAAACGCGGTCAAACCGCCGATGGACGCGTTCCTGCCCGAAACCGACGACCCCGTCGAGCGGGCCGCAGCCATCGCCGATCTCGCGGCGGACAACCCGTTCGCCGTCGACGTCTCGCGAGTGCTGGCGCTGCTCGACCGCGAGGACGACGCTCCGCAGGCCGAGGCACTCCGCGCGCTCGAAGAGGTCGCGTCGGCCCGCCCGGGCGACTGCACGCCGGCGGTTCCGATTCTCCGGTCGCTGCTCGAAGGCGACTGTGCCGACCCGGAACGAGCCCTGTCGGTGCTCGACGCTATCGGCGGGTGGGATGGCCGCGATATCGTCCCGCTGGCCGGTGTCATCGAGACGTACCTGACGGCGGCCGATCCGAGTGTTCGGGCACAGGCGACGGCCTGTATCGGCAAAATCGTGGAAGAAGACCCCGATGAGGGGGTCGGAATGGTGCCGGCGTTGGCGATGCTGCTCAAAGACAGGGACGCGACCGCCCACGCCGCCTACGGCCTGTCGTTGCTCGCCAAAGAGTTTCCGGAGGCAGTCAAACCAGCCGCGCCGGTACTCGGTGAGGTCATCACCGACGACACCCTCGGGGCCAACCCCCGACTGAGCGCGACGGCCGCGCTGGGCCGGGTCGTCGGCGAGTATCCGAGCACGGCGCTCGATATCGTCGACGACGTCGTGACCCTCCTCAATGCCGAGAACCCGAAACTCCGCAATAACGCGGTCGGGTTCCTGAGTGACGTCGCAACGGTACACAGCGACGTTATCGAACCGCACGTCGATGCTATCGCGGGCCTACTGTCCTCGGACGACGAGTACGCTCGCATCAACGCCAGCGCCGCGCTGGCGCGTGTGGCCGAGGACTATCCGGACTCCGTCGCCGGGTACACCGACGACCTGCTCTCGCTGCTGGACGACGACCACCATCTCGTCAGGACGAACGCCTGCTGGGCGCTCGGATACCTCGGCGACTCGGAGGCCGTCGAGTTCCTCCGAGAGGTCGCCGTCGACGACGAGCACGACGAAGTCCGGAACAGGGCCAGTTGGGCAATCACCCGAATCGAGGACGGACCCTGAAAAGAGGGTCAACAGCAGTATCGCTCTGTCGACCACCCGATGCGGCAATCAACGGAGACTACAACGATGACAACAGACACGACCACCCACATCACGTTCGTACTGGATTCGTCCGGTTCGATGTCGACGATTCGAGACGATACCATCGGCGGATTCAACACGTTCCTCGCGGACCAGCAGGACGAACCCGGCCGCGCGGCGGTGACGCTCTACGACTTCAACTCGGGCGTCGAGCAGGTCTACGAGGGCAAACCGATTTCGAAGGCGCCGGAACTCGACGAGGAGACGTACACGCCCGGCGGACAGACGGCGCTGCACGATGCCATCGCGACGGCCGTCATCGAGACTGACGACCACATCGAGAAACTGCCGGCAGCGGTCCAGCCGGAGACCGTCATCGTGGTCGTACTGACCGACGGCAAGGAGAACGCTTCCGAGACGCCACAGGGACGGGTCCGCGAACTCGTCGAGACCTACCGACTGGAACACGACTGGGAGTTCCTGTTCATCGGCGCCAATCAGGACGCGGCACTCACCGCCCGGAAGATGGGGATGGACACGGACAAATCGCTGGACATGTCCCACAGCGGCGAGGGCACCCAGGCCGCCTACGAGTCCACCTCGCGGAACATCAGCGAGGCGCGACAGCAGGGCGAGGCCGGGGGATTCACCAACGAGGACAGACAGCGGCAGTCCGAAGCCGACGAATAGCCTGCCGAGTCCTACTCGGCACGCTTGCTTCGTTACCGATAGTCGTCGAGTAGCGACGCCACGTACTCCCGGCCGCCGCGGTGCCAGTACAGTCCGACCACCCGGAGCGATTTCTCGACGCGATACGGGACGAATCCGTGCTTCTCACAGAACACGTCCCAGAACGTTTGAATCGTCGCGCGGTCCTCCCGAACGTCGATGTCGATATCGAGGTCGCCGAGGGCCGCCGTCACCGCGAACAGCGTGTGGTCGACCGGTAGCGAGACCCACGTCATCCCCGCTAGCGACGCAACGCGGTCATGCATCAGCCGCACCCAGAAGGGCGTACTGACGGCGTCCGCGATGCCTGGCAAATCGGCGCCGCGGACCAGGCGCGCCGCATGGGGTCCGACATAATCCGCCTGACGCAGGAGTCCCTCCGGGTCCCCACCGAAGCGCTCGTACAGTGTGACGGCGGACCGGAACCACCAGTGAGCGTCGTAGGCGTCCATGATACGCAGCCGGTCGAAGAACGCCTCGAGTTCTTGTTTCCCCTCGGTAGCGACCAACTGGGTCGGGTCGTACACCCACTGGTGCTGTTGCCAGAGGTTCTTACAGACGCGCCAGAAGCCCCCTCGGCCGATTTGGGGTTTCGGCTGCCCGGATGGGTGGGCGTGAAACGGGACGAGCGACAGCGTCAGGAACCGGGCAGCCTCGCTGTCCGTGAGGTCCAACTCGTCGACGGCCGTGTACTCAGGGAGCGAATGGTCCGCGTAGAACCCCCGTTCATCCCGTTCGGCTCGCTGGAGTCGCAAGACGAGCGCCAGTAGTTCCCGCTCGTCTCGAATCATCGCTACCGGACGCTCGGGCCCGGCCCCTGTAATGGTTTGGCGCCACGCCGTTCGTCTGTTTCTGGGAGACGTTGTATTGGAAGCGAATTTACAAGCCGGGCGTCTAAGGGAGGATATGACCGACGAGACAGTGGACGCCGGATGGTTCCAGGGTATCGACCCGGGGGACCTCGACGCGGCTCGTATCGCCATCGAGGAGGGCCAGGCAGACGAACCGGACGACTGGCCCACGATGGCGGTTGCGTCCGGGTTCGCGGACGACGAAGACGAGTACTACGAACGGCTTCACGAGGCGACGATGGCGGCGACGCGTGCCGCCGTCCAGGAGGCCGAATCCGCCGACGACAAGCAACTCATCCATGCTATTCGAGCGATGGATGACTGCGACCGGACGGCTAACGAACTGGCCGAACGGGTCGCCGAGTGGGCCGGTTCCATTCGCGAGGACGCAGGTACGGGCGTCGAGTACGCTCGCGAATTGGCCGACGAAGCCGATTCAGAGGGCGACGACCGGCTCGTTTCGCTGGCCCGGCGGGTTCGGGACCTCGACGACGAGGCCGCCGACCTCCGCACGCACGTCCAGCAGACGGCACCCGAAGTCGCGCCGAACCTCGCGGCGCTGGCGGGGCCCGTTCTGGCAGCGCGACTCATCGCCCTTGCCGGCGGCCTCAAGGAACTCGCACGGAAGCCCGCGGGGACGGTGCAGGTACTGGGCGCCGAGGAGGCGCTTTTCGCCCATCTCCGGGGGCGCGCCCCCTCGCCGAAACACGGCGTCATCTTCACCCACGAGGCGGTGCAGGGCACCCACCCGGAAAACCGCGGATCGGCCGCGCGAGCGCTGGCGGGGAAACTCGCCATTGCCGCGCGAGTCGACTACTACTCGGGCGAGCGGAAACCGGAACTCGACGAGGAACTGGCGGACCGCATCGAGCGCATTCAGGCGCGTGATACCCAATGAGCCTCCCCGACGGCGTTCAGCGGCGACCCTTCGACGGCGAGGACGTCCTCGCGACGGAGGGCCAACCGGTCTACGGCGAACCGGCAGCGGACGGCTGGCGGAAGTGGGACGCCCGCCGCTCGAAACTCGGCGCGATGCTCAAAACCGGGATGGATACCGGCCTTGCGGGCGGCGAGACAGTGCTGTATCTCGGCGCCGCCGCTGGGACGACGGTCAGCCACGTCGCGGATTTCGCGGGGGCGACCTACGCCGTGGAGTTCGCCGCGCGACCGGCGCGTGACCTGCTCGATGCCGCCGAACCGCGCGGGAACCTCTTTCCCCTCCTGAAGGACGCCCGCAAGCCCGAGACCTACGCCCACGTCGTCGAACCCGTCGACGTCCTGATTCAGGACGTCGCGACGCGTGGGCAGGCGAAAGTCGCGCTTGCCAACCGGCAGTTCCTCGGCGACGAGGGACGCCTCCTCTTGGCCGTGAAGGCCCGCAGCGAGGACGTGGCCAGAGACCCGGACGAGGTGTTCGACGAAGTTCTAGAGACGCTTCGGGACGGCTATGAGGTTCTGGAGACGCGAAGCCTGAAGCCGTTCCACGAGGACCACCTCGGCGTGGTTGCGACGCCGCGTACCGACGGTCAGTAATCGACGGGTTGGCCGTCGAGATACGCTTTCGTCTTGTCTTCGGTCGACCGCATTCGCTTTCGGAAGGTGACGACACGTTCACCGGCAGACGTTTCGTCGGCCAGCAGGTCGATGGTGAGCCCTTGGTCCCGGAGGTGTGAGAGTAGTTCCGTGACGATTCGCGGCGGCGCGCGGACCGTATGCTTCTGGCCGACCGCTTGTCCGTCGTCGACGTTCTCGATGGTCTCGACGAGCGGATCGAGAATCGCCTCGCCGACGGCGTGGGCACGCTCGGTGGTATCGGCGTCGTGTTCGACCGCGCGGAAGGCCTCCCGGAGCAGACGCTGGAAGACGAACGAGCGACCGTATTCGAACGGGAGCGAAAAGGCGTGTGTGAGGTCGGATTCCGTCGACGCGCCGGTGGTGTATTTGAGTTGCGTCCGGCCGTCGACCGATTTCATGACGATGCCCTCCCGTCCCTGGGCGTCGAGTTCGTCGACGATACTCGCGATGGCGTCGGTTTCGTCGGGGGCGAACGTGCCGAACGACCGCGTCTGTGGGAGGCCGTGTGCGTCGAGTAGCTCCCGCCGCCGGTCGACGGGAACCGGGTCACTAGTCCTTCGGTCACGGAGGTCGAAGGCTCGAAACGCTGCCGACTCGACGTCCGGGTAATCGTATGCAGTGTAGGGGTTTTCGGGCCCGATAACCTCCCCGCAGACGGCGAGGTTCGGTCGGGCCTCGAACAGCGAATCGAGGTCGAGACGACGTTTGACGAGATGGGTCGAGAAGGGGCAGGCGATGCCGCTCCGCGTGAACGCGACGACCTTACCACCGAGGTGAGCGACGCGGACGTTGTAGCCGTTCAGTTTTTCCTCGACGACGAACGGGCCATCGAACTGCTCGGGGACGCCCGGGTCGAGCATGAGGGCGCGCGGAATCTTCGGGTAGCCACAGACGGGGTGTTCGTCGGCACCGAAAAGCACTGCACCGCGGTCCAGCGGGCCTCGATACTTCGGGAGGTACCGATATCGCGTGCCCCTGAAATACCGGGTTTCGAAGTGTTCGAGGACGGATTCGAGGGTGTCCGCTTGGAGCCCGAACCGCTGTCTATTGCCCATAAGTGTGGCATGAAGTAACGTACCACGGATATATGAAGGCGGCGACGCAATCACCGATATGGACGGCTACCCGCTGAAACAACGGTTCGTCCTCGACACGTCGCTTTTCATCACCGAGGAGATTCGCGAGGACGACGAAGACCTCGAGGCGGCGGTCCTCCGGTTGCTCGAACTCATCGCGGAGGCCAAACTGAGCCTCGGGGTCTCCTGTTACATGCCGCCGTCGATTCGCGAGGAGTTAACCACGATGCTGGAAGACCGGGGCGTCGACGACGAGGTGTACTCGAAACTCAACACGTGGGTTATCGCGAAACACCCCGACCGGTACGGCGTCCAGATGCCCGCGGAAGTCGTCTACGAGTTCGTCGACGAGATGAGCACGCGCGTCGACCGGGGCTTGCGGGTGGCCGAGGAAGCCGTCCGGGAGGCCGGCACTATCGACGAGGAACCCCTCGACGAACACGAATACAAGACCGACGTCGACGAAGTCGTCTCGGAGTTGCGCGATAAGTACCGGCGTGCGCTCCGGCAAGGGATTCTCGATTCCCGCGAGG of the Natronomonas halophila genome contains:
- a CDS encoding HEAT repeat domain-containing protein, whose protein sequence is MLVFAFDRDWTVDVNPHPNKAAVPLGWVRELAHETEHAVYAIGNQDLASEAAIPGVVDIVGMHPDDWDRWLGDKQADGYYERFPDRRERLELIADLHPEADDYVVVDDLDLSDVDGWDHYHAWDFVPAIERGEVDPSLPWVREPLADGGYPSSAGIVPVDASDLDDWLEDRRDAPGFEVRYADDGTERTELFRDVSIIRGTMRPAAASAVRCQPASADRDAVSIAVDDIEQVNAVKPPMDAFLPETDDPVERAAAIADLAADNPFAVDVSRVLALLDREDDAPQAEALRALEEVASARPGDCTPAVPILRSLLEGDCADPERALSVLDAIGGWDGRDIVPLAGVIETYLTAADPSVRAQATACIGKIVEEDPDEGVGMVPALAMLLKDRDATAHAAYGLSLLAKEFPEAVKPAAPVLGEVITDDTLGANPRLSATAALGRVVGEYPSTALDIVDDVVTLLNAENPKLRNNAVGFLSDVATVHSDVIEPHVDAIAGLLSSDDEYARINASAALARVAEDYPDSVAGYTDDLLSLLDDDHHLVRTNACWALGYLGDSEAVEFLREVAVDDEHDEVRNRASWAITRIEDGP
- a CDS encoding alpha/beta hydrolase translates to MEGPHQDQPLVTAGAPLDAADAAVVLVHGRGATAQSIVQMADEFYHHGVAFLAPQAARNTWYPNSFLAPVEANEPGRSSGLQAIEDAIESANEADIPTERVMLLGFSQGACLASEYVAQNPRRYGGLAVLSGGVIGPEGKEMDYEGDLEGTPVFLGCSDTDPHIPEERVHETAEVFEAMGADVTTRIYEGMGHGVNEDEIDHVSEMVENLVEE
- a CDS encoding sulfurtransferase, whose protein sequence is MSDYAKDVLVSADEVEAQLDEFESDDSDKRLVEVDVDTEAYDEAHAPGAIGFNWETDLQDQTTRDILSKEDFENLLGAHGITEDSTVVLYGDNSNWFAAYTYWQFKYYGHDDVKLLDGGREYWIENDYPTTDEVPEFSAVDYEASGPRESIRAYREDVENAIDRDLPLVDVRSPEEFTGEILAPSGLQETAQRGGHVPGAQNISWAAVTNDDGTFKDRDELETLYAEYGIDGDETTVAYCRIGERSSVAWFALHELLGYEDAINYDGSWTEWGNLVGAPIEKGEAE
- a CDS encoding ring-cleaving dioxygenase; this translates as MRPPTAGLHHVSTLAGDPQANVDFYISVLGLRFVKRTVNFDDKFSYHLYYGDREATPGTLLTCFPYPHGESGRIGRPQPRSVAFAVPEDSTGFWHERLESRGIDIEEETRFGDSVIRFRDHDGLRVELVETESPRPPATDAIPEEYAIRNLHSVTLLSTSVYHTAATLEVLGYELDDQEGDRVRYRSPGEYGTVIDLLDTEAPYGREGEGTIHHVAFKAGDLSLPEWRDRMLEAGLEPTFIKDRHYFESIYFREPGGLLFEIATEKPGFTVDESVEGLGSSLQLPPWFEEDREMIERQLPELTGPEV
- a CDS encoding ferritin family protein, with protein sequence MNPDEFIDAVASENETALSRLGSSKSLYADTEGEMESEEVLTAAATAEHHAAETYEAWADDEEGDVAEAFAETAAEERDHYDTVVGELDDHEPGEVPAIQEYLRDLDGTVERIGGFVGRTLAAEKSKGQLTGFFTGQADPQTASLFRGMGGDLEDQLERATDLLEAECGDDEECWERAQEAATGAIQAAYDEYTERLESMGVNPKPVC
- a CDS encoding ring-cleaving dioxygenase, whose protein sequence is MPTDIPGIHHVTAIAGDPERNFEFYTDTLGLRLVKKSVNQDDVHVYHLFYADHGGSPGTSMTFFPYTNARQGRIGTGQVSTTQFLIPEDSVDYWTDRLESKDVGFVTSERFGDTVIGFEDPDGLPLELVAREDAPAGDPPEGPVPEEHAIRGFFGATLSLSTAESTANLLETMGFSPTEEEQHRQRFEADGELGYVIDLLEDPQAPQGQPGGGTVHHVAFQVTEDEQEQWRDILQQAGLRPTEVIDRKWFKSVYARTQGGVLFEFATKEPGYTVDEPLDSLGEELVLPEWLEDRRDEIEDALPELSL
- a CDS encoding DUF4143 domain-containing protein, with the protein product MPFDVADDVLLRELGKHNPWWESGRGAIDLPDRPKSDFYHLVAPDRGASQFEDQQLLGLVGRRGVGKTTLLKQFIAHRIEQGAAPERFCYVPFGADPLYQLQSDEGLRQAIRYYRSRVLGRVSDPTPHFVFLDDVHLVEHPSKPAIEGWGAPVMDMLTDAHECHVVVTANAGVQIDRELDRVDCPADAYDTQPILPEKFRDYLYTLYPPLEGDGTRVSPTPIRSGEGSLPDALAAGDPDRLATTLRTQYERVADVERRIQSQIVHYLAMGGVIGYALDGPVESARELDAKAYTRLRDDVRDALYQDVPGFESVQTIADLERLCALAARNRGAEPVRYQRLVDLFDVDRRTLTGSYLPALEELYLLSGVTEYDNSRPRSVRLYLRDTGLVTALTDGEPDSVLDDFDREAALARVAGFDHTMRFSYGVDAAQGVDSEPDVRFWRGRNGDVDFVFEADGTPVPVGLMYRASDEETAAAVREFCDTYDTPFGLVLRGDTVRSDRPISVEDGVIHLPYWFYLLLC